The Gossypium hirsutum isolate 1008001.06 chromosome A03, Gossypium_hirsutum_v2.1, whole genome shotgun sequence genome contains the following window.
GCTTCTGAGATGAGGCCGCCATACTCCACCACCTTTCCGACGATCTCTACGGCAGCAACGTTTCATTTCTAAAACATCGTCAATTGCTAAGCATCGATGACCGGAATCTAAAGCATCATCATTGTTGTTGTTGCGTTTTTCGCTCATCTTGAAAGACCTTTTACGGCGGACACTGTTGTTTCTATTCTCGGCCGGTAAGGAACATTCGGGGATCAAAAAGTAAATGCCGCCTCTTTGGAGCTGGGAGTGAGAGGAGATAATCAAAATATGACCTCGAGAGGTGGGTTTGGTTAAGACGTGATTAGGGTTGGCCTGGAGGATCTCACCGGCGGTGACCGTacgtgtgatttcttcaatgtggCCG
Protein-coding sequences here:
- the LOC107935067 gene encoding uncharacterized protein, which translates into the protein MGNSIRCCLACVLPCGALDLIRIVHLNGHIEEITRTVTAGEILQANPNHVLTKPTSRGHILIISSHSQLQRGGIYFLIPECSLPAENRNNSVRRKRSFKMSEKRNNNNDDALDSGHRCLAIDDVLEMKRCCRRDRRKGGGVWRPHLRSISED